A window of the Bacillus andreraoultii genome harbors these coding sequences:
- the rbsB gene encoding ribose ABC transporter substrate-binding protein RbsB codes for MKKFGALLIIFTMMILSACSMESPFVKEDSGKGNQMTIGLSISTLDNPFFVSLRDAIVESAEANGMKVVSVNAQNDASKEISGIEDLIQQGVDILLINPTDSSAVSSAVQSANSAKIPVITIDRSADKGKVETLITSDNVAGGEMAANFILEKVGENAKVVELQGIAGASATRERGEGFHKVADSNLEVIASQPADFDRTKGLTVMENTLQGKKGVQAVFAHNDEMALGAVEAIKSAGLDVVVVGFDGTEDAVKAVEAGELTATVAQQPALMGKEAVKAAEKVLNGEKLDDVIKVPLELKTKE; via the coding sequence ATGAAAAAGTTTGGAGCACTACTAATCATATTTACGATGATGATCTTATCTGCTTGCTCAATGGAAAGTCCCTTTGTGAAAGAAGATTCTGGGAAAGGTAATCAAATGACAATCGGTTTAAGTATTTCTACACTCGATAATCCATTCTTTGTTTCGCTACGGGATGCGATTGTGGAAAGTGCAGAAGCAAATGGAATGAAAGTAGTGAGTGTTAACGCACAAAATGATGCATCGAAAGAAATTAGTGGTATTGAAGATTTAATTCAACAAGGTGTAGATATTTTATTAATCAACCCGACTGATTCATCTGCTGTTTCATCTGCTGTTCAATCGGCAAACAGTGCTAAAATACCGGTAATCACAATCGATCGATCCGCTGATAAAGGAAAGGTTGAAACGTTAATTACTTCTGATAACGTTGCAGGTGGCGAAATGGCTGCAAACTTTATTCTCGAAAAAGTAGGAGAAAATGCGAAAGTTGTCGAACTACAAGGAATTGCAGGAGCTTCAGCAACGAGAGAACGTGGCGAAGGGTTCCATAAAGTTGCCGACTCAAATCTCGAAGTAATCGCAAGCCAACCGGCAGACTTTGATCGGACAAAAGGTTTGACAGTAATGGAAAATACACTACAAGGGAAAAAAGGTGTCCAAGCTGTATTTGCACATAATGACGAAATGGCTTTAGGTGCAGTAGAAGCAATAAAGTCAGCAGGTCTTGATGTCGTTGTTGTTGGATTTGATGGAACAGAAGATGCTGTAAAAGCGGTTGAAGCTGGAGAACTAACTGCAACTGTTGCTCAACAGCCAGCGTTAATGGGGAAAGAAGCAGTAAAGGCTGCAGAAAAAGTATTAAATGGTGAAAAACTCGACGACGTCATAAAAGTTCCACTAGAATTAAAAACGAAAGAATAG
- the cdaS gene encoding sporulation-specific diadenylate cyclase CdaS → MNHSNCDFSYMKEEILLGLQQLTTKLQHTISFLDGDDCILCNLEEFREELSQLESVAGSYYLQCYLSNYTEKVDDLSLCLKRLSSRRHGALIVVQGNDDVHSMIQKGTEIEALLSSSLVESIFYPGNPLHDGAVLIRENTIVSAANILPLTTTNITGKLGTRHRAALGITESSDALALVVSEETGSVSFALSGSLYPIQV, encoded by the coding sequence TTGAACCATTCAAACTGTGATTTTTCTTACATGAAAGAGGAAATTTTGTTAGGGCTACAACAATTAACAACGAAACTTCAACATACTATATCTTTTTTAGATGGTGATGATTGTATTCTTTGTAATCTGGAGGAATTTCGTGAAGAGTTGAGTCAATTAGAGTCCGTAGCCGGGTCTTATTACTTACAATGTTATTTATCCAACTACACGGAAAAAGTTGATGATCTCTCCCTTTGTTTGAAACGACTTTCCTCTCGACGACACGGTGCTTTAATTGTTGTTCAAGGGAATGACGATGTACATTCCATGATTCAAAAGGGAACGGAAATAGAGGCACTTCTTTCTTCTTCATTAGTGGAGTCAATCTTTTATCCAGGAAACCCACTCCATGACGGGGCAGTGCTTATTCGAGAAAATACAATTGTTTCCGCAGCCAATATTTTACCACTAACAACGACAAACATAACTGGGAAACTTGGAACGAGGCACCGAGCTGCTCTTGGAATAACCGAAAGTAGCGACGCCTTAGCACTTGTTGTATCCGAGGAAACTGGAAGTGTTTCATTTGCGTTAAGCGGGTCATTGTATCCCATTCAAGTTTAA